GTCAGCATCTTTTTCCGAAATTAAGAGTCGAAAGTCATGTCCTGGCTGGCGAATAGCAATTTTAGTGATAAACCGTCCTTTCTTATTTCTCACCTTTGCGGCATTAATATTGAGTTGCGACTTCAGCAGATTCAGCAGAATCGCTGAGAATCGTTGCTTGGTCATGATGCCGTGAGAATTACGCTGCGCCCATTCGCAGTAGTTAGGATAAAGGAACAATTCAGGATTTTGACCGTTATCACCGATTTGCGTTTGGGCGTTCGGGTCATAGTAAAGACAGTCATTAGCCCAATCCGCCAGAGGATTAGTGCTTAACAGTACTTCGGTGCTAAATGAGCCGAGTGAAGGCACTAATTTGTTAGTGTCACCTACATAAGCGGCGACATCCAACGCTGGCATCTCTAAAACCCATTGCAACACCCCAGGCAAGTATGGTTGAAATTCCTTTTCTAACGGGCGACGCTCATTTTGCGGCACCACCCGCTCAAAAGGCATTGACAGCCGACGACGGGCCAGGGCGTTAGTGTAATCACTGCTTTGAATGATTTCATTAGCGGCAATCCAGACCACCCCACTAAATCTAAAGCTACCTGTTTGCTGGATGCCTTTTTTCTCGTGTCGTAGCTCATCATCACCCGTCAATTTCTTGAGAGTGCTAACATCACCTGTGTAGCGCTCAGAGTCAGTAATAAACACAGCTTTCTTGCCGTAGAGAGCCGCAGTTTCAAAGCGGTTTTGCTCCAACTGCTTCAGTTCTGTGATTGCGTAGTTTTCTCTGCCCAGTAGTGCTTGCACCAGCCGCAATAAAGTACCTTTGCCAGTACCGCCAGCGCCTACTAGCTCCATGAATCGTTGTAACTCGCCGCCGCGTTCGGTGACGGTGGCGTTAATGCCAGCGCGAATTACTTGCACCCAGTCAGCTTTACCTTCACAAGCTTCGAGCAACCATTCCTTAACAGGCTCACAACCGACATTGCGGTCAGCCCATTTAAAAGGTAGCTGACTCAGCATTCTGTATCCCGGCTCATGTGGATATTCTTTAAGGGTATTGACATCAAGCACACAATCCTGAAGACAAATAAAACCTTTGCGGACTTCCCAGTGATTAACCCTGAGCTTGGCCTTGAGTAAATTCAAAATGCCGTTGACGAACCTGCTGGAGAAATGGCGTGTCCGCGTTTCCAGTTCTGTTAAAACAATAGACATCGCTTCTTCAGAGGGAATTTCACCCCAGACACCTAGCTTTTGTTCGGCTTCATACCAGTACCAAGCTTTATTTGCTACGTGCCAAGCGAGTTTTGCGCGGTAATCTTCGGCGATTTGTGCCGCAAAACCCGACTCAGACAAGATTTGTTTATCAGTTTCGTCTTGCTGAAACTGACGTTCCCAAACTTCCCAAGGAACAGCCTTCGCTAGCACTTTCTCTCGAAAAGCGTCGTCGCCGTTGGCTTGAATATAATCGTCCATTCCTTTCCCTTCTGCTGTAGTCCACAGACCTGTGGCAATGTATACGGGCACTTTAAACTTAGCTAATTGGTGAGCTAGTTTTCGCTGTGCTTTGATCACATTTTTATTGGTAACAGCATTATCGTCTGCGTCAAAGGTAATAATCCAGCCAAAGTTAGCACGGGCTAGTAATTCCAGGGTCTCGACTAGGTAACGTTTGCCTTGGGGGTCGTTATCTGCTGGTGTTAAGCCTTGTTCTACTCCTGCCAGGGCTACTGTGGGTAAGTTGTGAGAGCAGCCGGCGATCGCCTTAAATAGTCCTTCAGTCAGGTTTAGGCAAGGATGACCGTTAATCTGATAGCAAAGGGGTTTAAGGGCTTCTAAATCGTTCCAGTAGTGCGGATTATGGGGATGACGGGGTAGCATCGCGTCATATTCTTCTTTGGTAGCCGTGCGATACTTGGGGGCTTTTTTCTCTTCGGTGCTTTTCCAGGCTTTGTTGGGGCGGTACTGCCCAAAACCGTTGCTGCCTTCTAGCCAGATGCCAGCTGATTGGGCTGTGTATCCTAAGCGCTGGGTGGCTTCTTTGATGTCCATTGAGCGACAGTTAGCAGCTATCCATTCAGGACACAAACCGCGTTTTGTTACACACTCTTTGTAGTGTCTGTCTGAAAGTCTATTAGCAGTCAGCGTTGCAGTTGTTTGTGTAGTATTCACTTTTCTTACTCCGGATTTTTCAAAATCCGGGTAACTCCTTATTGCAACACGACCGCAGAACTGGTTATGATAGATATGCGATCGCGGTTCCGAAAAAGGCTACTAAACTTTTGGTTCGGAGTTACCCGTGATAAAACTAAAAATGATGGAACCCGCTTAACTTCCCGGTCGAGCGGGTTTCGTCATTGGTGAAAGAGTTTCCCTAATGGGTGTATGGAAATTCCCATAATCAAGCTACATTCTTGACTGTGAAGCCCTTGCTACATTTTTGAATTAACAGCCAACGGTCAGAGTCTTTGTCCAGTGCTGGCTTGAGACGAAAATTAAAAACATCCTCCCACACCTCTACACCGTAAATAGAAGCAAAATTAATCTCAAGCTCTTTAAAACGTGCATAGTCCCGTTCGCTGATAGCGGCCAGCATGGGAAGTATTGCAGTTAATGGTATTTGGGTTGCTGTCTCAGTCATCTGCATATTCCTCAAAAATACAAATAATTGGTAGAGGTTCGTCTTCTGTGTCGATGATTTCGACCAATCGCTTACCTATATTCCTAGCTATTCTTTTACAACGTTCCTCAGATACTGCGGCTGACCATTGCCTAGTCTCTTTGAAAGGGTCAAATTTAGCTTTAGACCGCTTTATACCGTCGCTTGGTTGTTCTTCTTTGGTCAAATTATCTCCTTCTTTTGTTCTACGCGCTCACGGCGTGCGTTTGCTGCCTCAGCCAACATAACTTTTATCTGCTGATTAATTGAACGCTTTTCCTCTTTGGCGAGTGCTTCGATTGTGATGTAAAGCGCTATCTCGTCATCTTCACTGAAATAAACATTTACTCTCTTTTTCTCCATGTGTGAGTTTTAGCTCTTTTGTGCCATCATCACACAATTTATCACGCTACTCCTTGACACGCTCGTGCTATATTGTGCTATATTAGCACGCAGAAGACCGAAAAACAGTCAGAGCTAGACGTAAAACACTGCGGACTCCTCAAGACGAGGTTGTTTAAAACTCTAAAATGTTTACACAATGAACATCCTATAAATACAAGCTGAATTTGCGTTTGCGGCTTATATCTGCGTTCGTGATAAATTTCTGCACCGTGATAAAGACGGTGAGAGTAATAGAGTCATATTTTCTTAGTTTTCTACTGCCGTAGCTGGCAGTAATTAACTAATAGAAAAGCTATGAATCAGAAACGAATTGTATTACCTCAAGACTTGATACCTCTTGCAGATCACATTTGCAAAGAAACGGGCGTTTCAACACATAGTCAGCTATTTGTGCTTTTGCTCAAAAATTACGGTGAGCGCTTTGTTAAAGCAGTAAAGGAGGCTTAAACAATGAATATCAATTTACACAATTTAGAAGCAATCAACAAAGTGCTTCCTGAGAGAGCAATATTCAATCAAAATCAATTACGAAAGTTGAAAACTTGCTCGCGCTGGCTCAGAGAAATTCAAGAGTCCTCGGAATTCAAGCAACTGGAATATTGTCCAGATGTAACGCTCGGCGATGCAATTCAAGCAGTGAACGAACTACTAAATGAACAAAATCACTGTGACTGCGGGAGGGAAA
The nucleotide sequence above comes from Tolypothrix sp. PCC 7712. Encoded proteins:
- a CDS encoding DUF3854 domain-containing protein, coding for MNTTQTTATLTANRLSDRHYKECVTKRGLCPEWIAANCRSMDIKEATQRLGYTAQSAGIWLEGSNGFGQYRPNKAWKSTEEKKAPKYRTATKEEYDAMLPRHPHNPHYWNDLEALKPLCYQINGHPCLNLTEGLFKAIAGCSHNLPTVALAGVEQGLTPADNDPQGKRYLVETLELLARANFGWIITFDADDNAVTNKNVIKAQRKLAHQLAKFKVPVYIATGLWTTAEGKGMDDYIQANGDDAFREKVLAKAVPWEVWERQFQQDETDKQILSESGFAAQIAEDYRAKLAWHVANKAWYWYEAEQKLGVWGEIPSEEAMSIVLTELETRTRHFSSRFVNGILNLLKAKLRVNHWEVRKGFICLQDCVLDVNTLKEYPHEPGYRMLSQLPFKWADRNVGCEPVKEWLLEACEGKADWVQVIRAGINATVTERGGELQRFMELVGAGGTGKGTLLRLVQALLGRENYAITELKQLEQNRFETAALYGKKAVFITDSERYTGDVSTLKKLTGDDELRHEKKGIQQTGSFRFSGVVWIAANEIIQSSDYTNALARRRLSMPFERVVPQNERRPLEKEFQPYLPGVLQWVLEMPALDVAAYVGDTNKLVPSLGSFSTEVLLSTNPLADWANDCLYYDPNAQTQIGDNGQNPELFLYPNYCEWAQRNSHGIMTKQRFSAILLNLLKSQLNINAAKVRNKKGRFITKIAIRQPGHDFRLLISEKDADLDADLNKNHANPVLTQMLTESIDSADFQSGADLSADSDAADTLHQQEAMNTSSSQNQEEQPAQSAQPAPARVSDSITNSTTDSTRQKQVSTQQRIIETWDNKSALGEIVLSLDSAELQQIVKGFNPEQLQHIKDAANSVWRLSVDSLAEYNGELVYVWECGQSNDVRIGTKTQPGVKVRRANLRPWLGI